The Synechococcus sp. CC9605 sequence GGCGTTGACCACCCAGGTCATGGCATCACCCATGGGCTGGTCCCCCCCCACCACAGCTGGAGCCAGAGGCTCTTTGCTGATCCGGTCATCAAGGATCTGATGCGCTTGGGGATCACTGAACCCTGAGCGCGCCGCCGCCAGTTGCGAACGATCAGATGTCATAGCTTCGCAGCGCCCCTGGAGGTAGCCGCCCACCACCTGATTGAGATCCTGATACTTGATCGGTGTGTATGGAAGCCCCTGGGAGGCGAAGGCGTCGTTGAGGTTTTGCTCGGTCGTGGTGCCCGAGCCCACGCAAATGGACTTGCCGCTTAAATCCGCCAGTGAGCGCACTCCGCTGGCAGCATTCACCATCAGGCCCTGTCCGTCGTGGAACACCACAGGCCCGAAGCGCAGTCCATTGCCCCCCATTGCATCGCGGCTGAGGGTGTGGGTGGTGTTGCGGGACAACAGATCGATCTCGCCCGATCGCAGGGCCGTGAACCGCTCGGGCGCGGTTAAAGGCCGGTATTGAACCTTCTCAGCATCACCAACGAAAGCCGCAGCCATGGCACGGCAGATGTCGACATCCAGGCCGGTGTAACGCCCATCAGGATTGAGAAAACTGAAGCCTGGGATCTTGCCGCTCACTCCGCAAAGCAACTCGCCGCGCGCCTTGACCAGATCGAGACGAGAGCCAGCTGCGCTGTCCAGTGACGCGCAGGATGCAAGAAACGAGGACAACCCGGCCAACGCAACGATCAGAACACGAGAACTGGTTCGGAACATCAGCGTTGGGACGAATCGGGTGGGATTGTCCCAGATCCCGAGCACATCTCCCACAGCCGACCTACGTTCACGGCAATCAGCATGGCTGCAATGAAGGTCTGGGCCTGCCTTTTGGCCGGACTGATCGCTGGAATCACGGCTCCCGGTGCTCTCGCATGGGACAAGCATGACCGTGGGACCTACAACAACAAGATGGCGCTGTTGGGCTTTCTTCTCGAGAGTGCTCAGCAGCGGGCTGGCAGTGATGTTCAGACCCTTTGCCTTTTGATGAGCATCAGCAAGGACGTCACCGAGCGGTACGTGGCGACCAACCCCGAGGACGTGCAGATTCAGCAGAGGCTCATGGCGATGCGCCAGGACCTCAGGGCCTGTCTTGCCAACCAAGCCGAGGCTCATGCATGGGCTGATTCCTGACCGCCGATCCGCTCGAACAGATCAAGGCTTTCCTCGTTCAGGCCAATCACGCTGACAACAGACCCACCGCTGCGGTATTTCCGGATGACCTGATCCAGAGCAGCCACGCCGCTCTGGTCCCATATGTGGGCTTGAGAGAGGTCAATCGTGATGCGCTCGGGATGGTCGTGAAGGTCGAATCCCTGGAGGAAATACACCTTGCTGACGAAGAACAGCTGCCCCTGCACGCGGTACAGGCGCTCCAGATCACTAACCTCGACGGCTTCCACCTGAATCACCTTGGCCACCTTGCGGCTGAACAGAATTCCTGCCAGCGCTACACCAGCCAGCACGCCTAAGGCGAGGTTGTGCGGGGTGGTGAGCATCGTGACGGCGAAGGTTATCAGCATCACCGAGGTGTCGCTCTTGGGGATGCGACGCAGGTTGCGCAGACCGTTGATGTCAGCGGTGCTGACAGCGATGCTGATCATCACGGCCACCAGGGCCGCCATCGGAATTTGCTTGAGCCAGGGCCCAGCCAGCAGGATCATCGCCAGCAGGCTCACCCCTGAGAACAGAGTGGACAGTCGCGTGCGACCTCCGTTGTCCACATTCATCACGGACTGGCCCACGAGGGCACAACCGGCCATGCCACCAAACAGGGACGAGACGATGTTGGCGATGCCTTGACCCCGTGCCTCAACGTTTTTGTTGGTGGTGGTGTCGGTCTTGTCATCGAGGATGTCCTGGGTCAGGAAGGTTTCCATCAGACCCACCAGGGAGATGGCCAAGGCGGTGGGGAGCACCAAGCCAAGGGTGTCCAAGCTGAAAGGAACACCTCCTTCACCGAAGGGGAGACTGAAGGAGGGCAGACCTGCAGGAAGGGTGCCGAGGCTGCTGACCGTGGGGATGTCGAAGCTGAATCCCAGGCTGATGGCGGTTAACGCAATGATGGCCACCAGCTGTGAAGGCACCACCCGGGTCAAACGGGGAAGGCCATAAATGATCACCAGGCCCAGCAGGACCAAGCCCCAGACGACGGGGATCTGGCCGCCATGGGGAAGCAACGACGAGGCCCCATGGTCACCATCTCCAGCGTGAAGGTTGAGGCCGAGCTGGGGCAGCTGGGCCTGAAAAATCAGCAAGGCCAGCGCATTGACGAAACCGCTCAGCACCCCTTGGGGAACAAAGCGCATCTGATAGGCAAGACGCAGATACCCCCAGAGGATCTGCAGCAGACCCGTCACCAACCCCGCCACCATCAGGTACTGGACGCCCAGGCCTGGCCCCCGGGCTTCACCGGTGGCCACAAGACTTGTCATCAACAGCGCCGTGGAGCCAGTGGCAGAGGTGATCATGGCCATGCGACCACCCACGACGGCGATGGTCAGCGACAGGCAGAAGGCTCCGAACAGGCCCACTTTGGGGTCCACCCCAGCGATCCCCGAGAAGGCAATGGCCTCAGGAATCATCGCGAAAGCCACCACCAGACCCGAGAGCAGGTCTTTGCTGGGGTTAGCCAACCACTGATTCGCCAGGGTTGGGTTGGATCGCTTGGCCATCAATGGATGCCGGTTAGCGGCGACCGTAAATCAGAGCGTCGGCAG is a genomic window containing:
- a CDS encoding amino acid ABC transporter substrate-binding protein codes for the protein MFRTSSRVLIVALAGLSSFLASCASLDSAAGSRLDLVKARGELLCGVSGKIPGFSFLNPDGRYTGLDVDICRAMAAAFVGDAEKVQYRPLTAPERFTALRSGEIDLLSRNTTHTLSRDAMGGNGLRFGPVVFHDGQGLMVNAASGVRSLADLSGKSICVGSGTTTEQNLNDAFASQGLPYTPIKYQDLNQVVGGYLQGRCEAMTSDRSQLAAARSGFSDPQAHQILDDRISKEPLAPAVVGGDQPMGDAMTWVVNALIEAEERGITQANVDAVVKQAAADPSQTSLRRFLGVDPGLGRKLGLADDFVVQVIRATGNYGEIYNRHLGLDSAVAIPRGANRLAGEGGLMISPPFT
- a CDS encoding SulP family inorganic anion transporter; protein product: MAKRSNPTLANQWLANPSKDLLSGLVVAFAMIPEAIAFSGIAGVDPKVGLFGAFCLSLTIAVVGGRMAMITSATGSTALLMTSLVATGEARGPGLGVQYLMVAGLVTGLLQILWGYLRLAYQMRFVPQGVLSGFVNALALLIFQAQLPQLGLNLHAGDGDHGASSLLPHGGQIPVVWGLVLLGLVIIYGLPRLTRVVPSQLVAIIALTAISLGFSFDIPTVSSLGTLPAGLPSFSLPFGEGGVPFSLDTLGLVLPTALAISLVGLMETFLTQDILDDKTDTTTNKNVEARGQGIANIVSSLFGGMAGCALVGQSVMNVDNGGRTRLSTLFSGVSLLAMILLAGPWLKQIPMAALVAVMISIAVSTADINGLRNLRRIPKSDTSVMLITFAVTMLTTPHNLALGVLAGVALAGILFSRKVAKVIQVEAVEVSDLERLYRVQGQLFFVSKVYFLQGFDLHDHPERITIDLSQAHIWDQSGVAALDQVIRKYRSGGSVVSVIGLNEESLDLFERIGGQESAHA